A window from Primulina huaijiensis isolate GDHJ02 chromosome 13, ASM1229523v2, whole genome shotgun sequence encodes these proteins:
- the LOC140991377 gene encoding 3-epi-6-deoxocathasterone 23-monooxygenase CYP90D1, protein MDQIVWSFLATAAIILFLSAITAYRNAILTTSNFNRRRRSSSKLSSPAIPLGNLGILPFIGETIHFISCAYSDKPETFMDKRRLVYGKVFKSHLFGSPTIISTDAEVSKIILQSDASIFVPSYPKSLMELMGKSSILLVNGSLHRRMHGLIGSFIKSPNLKAQITADMQKYVTASMDKWSEDSPVFIQDEAKHIGFQVLVKALISLEPSDEMEVLKKHFQEFIAGLMSLPLNFPGTQLYRSLQAKKKMIQVIHRIIQTKRETKRNPARDVADALVKDTNEYLTDDLIAENIIDLMIPGEDSVPVLITLAVKYLSDSPLALKQLTEENMNLKKAKEKLGEPFYWNDYMTSLPFTRSVITETLRMGNIIIGVMRKAMKDVEIKGYHIPKGYCVLSYFRSVHLDDSLYESPYQFNPWRWHDKDISYCYNFTPFGGGQRLCPGLDMARLEASIFLHHLVTQFCRWEAEEDSIVNFPTVRMKRRMPIWVKRRRDT, encoded by the exons ATGGACCAAATCGTGTGGAGTTTTCTGGCGACAGCAGCAATAATATTGTTCTTGTCCGCCATAACTGCGTACAGGAACGCAATATTAACTACGAGTAATTTcaacagaagaagaagaagcagcAGCAAGTTATCATCTCCAGCGATTCCTTTGGGTAATCTTGGAATACTGCCTTTTATTGGAGAAACCATTCACTTCATCTCTTGTGCTTATTCAGACAAACCTGAGACTTTCATGGACAAGAGACGTCTCGT GTATGGAAAGGTTTTCAAGTCACACTTATTTGGAAGTCCCACAATAATATCAACTGATGCAGAAGTAAGCAAGATCATTCTGCAAAGTGATGCAAGTATATTTGTGCCATCTTACCCTAAATCTCTGATGGAACTCATGGGAAAATCCTCTATATTGCTTGTAAATGGAAGTCTGCACAGAAGAATGCATGGTTTGATTGGTTCTTTCATCAAATCTCCAAATCTGAAAGCACAGATTACTGCAGATATGCAAAAGTATGTCACGGCATCGATGGATAAATGGAGCGAAGATTCACCTGTGTTTATTCAAGATGAAGCTAAACAC aTTGGATTTCAAGTGCTGGTCAAAGCATTAATTAGCTTGGAACCCAGTGATGAAATGGAGGTtctgaaaaaacattttcaagaaTTTATCGCCGGCCTAATGTCGTTGCCATTAAATTTTCCTGGTACTCAGCTTTACCGATCATTACAG GCGAAAAAGAAAATGATCCAAGTAATACATAGGATTATCCAAACGAAAAGGGAAACTAAAAGGAATCCAGCAAGAGACGTAGCAGATGCATTGGTGAAAGATACAAATGAGTATTTGACCGACGATTTGATAGCAGAAAACATAATCGATTTAATGATTCCTGGAGAGGATTCCGTGCCTGTTTTGATCACTCTTGCTGTCAAATACCTGTCTGACTCACCACttgctttaaaacaattaacG GAGGAGAATATGAACCTGAAGAAGGCCAAAGAAAAGCTTGGAGAGCCATTTTATTGGAATGATTACATGACGTCATTGCCCTTCACAAGGAGT GTGATAACAGAAACATTGCGGATGGGAAACATAATAATAGGAGTAATGAGAAAAGCAATGAAAGATGTGGAAATAAAAGGATACCATATCCCTAAGGGATACTGTGTGCTGTCTTATTTCAGATCAGTCCATTTGGATGATTCCCTTTATGAATCCCCTTATCAATTCAATCCATGGAGATGGCAT GATAAGGACATAAGTTATTGCTATAACTTCACACCATTTGGAGGTGGGCAAAGGTTGTGTCCAGGGCTTGACATGGCTAGGTTGGAGGCTTCTATCTTTCTCCATCATCTGGTTACTCAATTCTGCAG ATGGGAAGCTGAAGAAGATTCCATTGTCAACTTCCCTACTGTCCGAATGAAGAGAAGAATGCCAATTTGGGTCAAAAGGAGAAGAGATACATGA
- the LOC140990947 gene encoding uncharacterized protein, with product MTEEGPKIFTNKPKKSKLKPVTPSTMAASSSTGTASVVPPPPPPKESFARRYKFMWPLLLAVNFVVGAYLFTRTSKKGVGTEAEKPDAPVISTSISPSAAPVIISENLVTRSAVEPVQRAPIAEDQQRELYKWLLEEKRKIKPKDGEEEKRIEEEKAIIKQFIRAKFIPSL from the exons ATGACCGAAGAAGGCCCCAAAATCTTCACGAACAAGCCCAAAAAAT CGAAGCTGAAGCCTGTTACACCATCCACCATGGCTGCGTCTTCGTCAACGGGGACTGCCTCTGTTGTTCCTCCGCCTCCTCCTCCCAAGGAATCGTTTGCTCGCCGTTATAAGTTTATGTGGCCACTTCTATTGGCTGTCAATTTCGTCGTCGGAG CCTATCTTTTTACGAGAACTAGTAAGAAAGGTGTGGGAACTGAAGCAGAAAAACCAGATGCTCCTGTCATTTCTACGTCAATATCACCTTCTGCTGCTCCAGTTATCATCTCTGAAAATTTGGTTACTCGATCCGCTGTTGAGCCTGTACAACGTGCGCCAATCGCGGAAGATCAGCAACGCGAATTGTACAAATGGCTGTTAGAAGAGAAGAGAAAAATAAAGCCCAAAGATGGTGAAGAGGAGAAGcgtattgaagaagaaaaagccATTATAAAACAGTTTATTCGAGCCAAGTTCATCCCAAGTTTGTGA